The DNA segment AGGATCAGCCGCCGCCGCTGAACGCCGACCTCCGGAACAGCGAGCCGCCCGGGTTCGACACCGGCGGCGCGCCCTGGTGGGACCCCGCTTCGGACGCGAGCGTGCGTCCGGCGTCCGACGCGGTGGTGATCGACGGCGTCAGTGTCTCCAAGGGCAGCCTGGTGCGGGTGCATCCCTCGCGCCGCGCGGACGCCCAGGACCTCTTCTTCGCCGGGCAGGTGGCGCGGGTGACCGCGGTGCTCTCGGACGTCGACGGCGGGACGCACGTCGCCCTGGTCCTCGTCGACGATCCGGCGGCGGACATGCACGACTGGTACGGCCGCTACTTCTATTTCGCCCCCGACGAGCTGGAGCCGCTGGCCGCCGGGACCACCCCCGAAAACCGAGAGGAGAGCCCATCGTGAGGACCCTTGGTGTGATCACCACCGTCGCGGGCGCCGTTCTGGTGGCAGCCGCCGTGGCCGTGGGAGTGCAGTCGATCCCGGACATCCGCCGGTATCTGCGAATGCGTTCGATGTGAGCGCGGCGTCGGCCCCGGCGCCCGGCCCGGCGACGGCCGGGGTGTGGCGCCGGTGACGGAACGCGTACTGGTCGCCGGGGTCGGCAACCTCTTCCTGAGTGATGACGGCTTCGGCCCCGAGGTGGTCCGCGCCCTCGCCGGTGGGGGCACTCTGCCGCCCGGTGTCCGCGTCGTGGACTACGGCATCCGGGGCATGCACCTCGCGTACGACCTGCTGGACGGGTACGACGCGCTGGTGCTGGTCGACGCCTGCCCGGGCGGCGGGCCGCCCGGCGAGGTGACCGTGCTCGAAGTGGGGCCGGACGACCTCGGTTCGGGTGAATTCGACGCACATGGCATGAACCCGGTCGCAGTGCTGGCGAATCTGGAGCAACTGGGCGGTACTCTTCCGTCCACCTACGTCGTGGGCTGCACCCCCGCCGACGTCGGTGAAGGCATCGGCCTCAGCCCCGCGGTCCTCGCGGCGGTGCCCGCGGCCATGGACGCCGTACGGATTCTGATGAACCGGCTGCTGCCCGCCGAGCCCGCCCCGACCAGGAGGTCCTGATCATGTGCC comes from the Streptomyces sp. NBC_01471 genome and includes:
- a CDS encoding hydrogenase maturation protease, producing the protein MTERVLVAGVGNLFLSDDGFGPEVVRALAGGGTLPPGVRVVDYGIRGMHLAYDLLDGYDALVLVDACPGGGPPGEVTVLEVGPDDLGSGEFDAHGMNPVAVLANLEQLGGTLPSTYVVGCTPADVGEGIGLSPAVLAAVPAAMDAVRILMNRLLPAEPAPTRRS